A part of Biomphalaria glabrata chromosome 3, xgBioGlab47.1, whole genome shotgun sequence genomic DNA contains:
- the LOC106061509 gene encoding uncharacterized protein LOC106061509, which translates to MYVVDQGRLSGEILRVIVSFNRTHSSKLVQDAVKKLSKFGFNFSRRVQSSAMESNQASCTFPKFDPFDPNVVKFAKLDRETLQCNGTLPDLTYLEGNYLIVNHTKLKETFPSLNVTCKYRTLTRHDRDLSTRFGAFSKPFQTFTRLPRETEFILVVCEGTLSLGLNPRNSAYLRNTPRTNRSTVVSRNFFALIPEYEELAELENLRLRKRMIDAAPNETMNVIMIGFDSVPRFHFLRAMSKTYNFLVNDLQSYDFTMHSQVGKNSFPNFLPLLTGSSEKETNRWWDKTKRVDEFDLLWKDFERAGYRTMFTEDWPQLGTFNFYLPGFYKVPTVHYTKPISMAIEKDRQYKKDGFHCIGNQPEVLFHLNYLKRFLETFSTKPVFSLVYLTRIGHDDATMVKAVDDHVHNFYTQLKSSGHLNNTMLITFSDHGLRFGPLRHTLSGDFEKQTPFLILTLPPWFRKKYPNVAENLKANTGRLTSHYDTHATARDLLYFRSSGDNPLPKSKHGTSLFQEIPRNRTCTSAYIPHEFCMCGYQKPLNISANTELADFLSMAIISYINSLVDKTLCHTLAVLKLLEVIRLPPLEDKSDKITIEFRVKVSTFPGNGIFEACVQADDTSGGASWEQLAAAHLKDVTVGDGLDRLNMYRGQSYCVKDTKMKLFCYCKDLLKTKV; encoded by the coding sequence ATGTATGTCGTCGACCAGGGGAGACTATCGGGAGAAATCTTGCGAGTGATAGTCTCCTTCAACAGAACGCACTCGAGCAAGCTCGTTCAAGATGCGGTAAAGAAGCTCTCAAAGTTTGGCTTTAACTTCAGTCGCAGAGTACAGTCTTCTGCAATGGAGTCAAACCAGGCCTCATGCACATTTCCGAAATTTGATCCTTTCGACCCAAACGTTGTGAAATTTGCCAAACTGGATAGAGAAACTTTACAGTGTAATGGAACATTGCCGGACCTGACTTACCTCGAAGGGAATTATCTGATTGTTAATCATACAAAACTGAAAGAGACATTCCCTTCTTTAAATGTGACGTGTAAGTATCGAACCCTAACCAGACATGACAGGGATTTGTCCACCAGATTCGGGGCGTTCAGCAAACCCTTTCAGACTTTCACGCGACTGCCTCGAGAAACTGAGTTTATTCTCGTGGTCTGTGAAGGAACCCTTAGTTTGGGTTTGAACCCCAGAAATTCTGCGTATTTACGTAACACGCCTAGAACTAATAGATCTACTGTCGTGTCTAGAAACTTCTTTGCGCTGATACCCGAATACGAAGAACTAGCCGAGCTTGAGAACTTAAGATTACGGAAGAGGATGATTGATGCAGCTCCGAACGAGACCATGAACGTGATTATGATTGGCTTCGACTCTGTGCCACGTTTTCATTTTCTGAGAGCCATGAGCAAAACGTACAACTTTTTAGTCAACGACTTGCAGTCATATGACTTCACTATGCACAGTCAAGTGGGTAAAAATTCTTTCCCTAATTTCCTTCCTTTGCTCACCGGAAGCTCTGAAAAGGAAACAAACAGGTGGTGGGACAAGACGAAAAGAGTAGACGAGTTTGATCTTCTTTGGAAGGATTTTGAAAGGGCTGGATACCGAACCATGTTTACTGAAGACTGGCCCCAGCTTgggacatttaatttttatttacctGGGTTTTACAAAGTACCTACTGTACACTATACCAAGCCCATCAGTATGGCAATAGAAAAAGATCGCCAGTATAAAAAGGATGGTTTTCACTGCATAGGTAATCAACCGGAAGTTCTATTTCATCTCAACTATTTGAAAAGATTTCTAGAGACTTTCTCGACTAAGCCTGTCTTCTCGTTGGTCTATCTGACTCGCATTGGTCACGACGACGCGACGATGGTCAAAGCCGTGGACGACCATGTCCACAACTTCTATACACAGCTGAAGAGCTCTGGGCATCTCAATAATACTATGCTCATCACATTCTCCGATCACGGACTTCGCTTCGGTCCACTTCGGCACACACTGTCGGGCGACTTTGAGAAGCAAACgccatttttaattttgacacTTCCGCCTTGGTTTCGCAAGAAGTACCCGAATGTTGCAGAAAATCTCAAAGCCAACACCGGTCGCCTGACGTCACACTACGACACTCACGCCACCGCTCGGGACCTTCTTTATTTCAGATCAAGCGGAGACAACCCATTACCAAAATCTAAACATGGGACTAGTTTGTTTCAGGAAATTCCCCGAAACAGAACTTGCACATCTGCCTACATTCCTCATGAGTTTTGCATGTGCGGTTATCAAAAGCCTCTGAATATAAGCGCAAACACTGAATTGGCTGATTTTCTTTCCATGGCCATCATATCCTACATAAACTCATTAGTAGATAAAACATTATGCCATACTTTAGCAGTACTGAAACTACTAGAAGTCATTAGGCTTCCACCATTGGAAGATAAATCTGACAAAATAACGATTGAGTTTAGAGTCAAAGTTAGCACCTTTCCAGGGAATGGAATATTCGAGGCTTGCGTACAGGCTGACGACACCAGCGGCGGCGCATCGTGGGAGCAGCTGGCAGCTGCCCACCTGAAGGATGTCACTGTCGGGGATGGCCTTGACCGTTTGAACATGTACCGTGGCCAGTCGTATTGTGTGAAAGATACCAAAATGAAATTATTCTGTTATTGTAAGGATTTACTCAAGACTAAAGTCTAG